The genome window TCTTTGTTTGACCAGACCAAAATACCGAATAAATTCATGGATCATTGCGTAGGTACGTTGGGCCTTTCGGAGGTTTCGGCCATCTCCTGCAGCCGCTGGGGCAACTCGGAATAATAGACCGGCGACCAGGGAAGTTTTTGCAGCCGTTGCAGAATTTCCCGGCTCTCCCGGCCGCGCCCCGCCTGGAGCAGCAGCCCGGCGCGATCCAGGGGGATGAAGGGATCGTCGGGGAAGGCCTTGGCCGCCAGATCGAGCATACGCAGGGCCTCCTCCGGCTGTTCCTTCTCCAAGGCCAGGGGAACGAGGTCGAGATATTCTCGGGCGTAGGCGGGATCGAGGGCGACGGCCCGTTCGAGTTCGGCGAGGGCGGCGCTTCCCTCGCGGAACTGGCGCAGAATCTGATAATAGGCGTAAGCCACGGAAGCGTTCTCGGGAGCCTTTTGCCGCATCTCTTCCAACAGTTCGCGAATCCACTCCTTCTGGAAGAAGTTGGCCAGGTAGAGGGAGCGGGAACGCTGATCCCAAAGTTCGGGCAGGGGCGAATCGAGCTGTTCCGGACGGCGAAACAGTTCCGCCAGGTCGCCGCCGATGAAGCGCGTCTCCAGGGGTAGGCCCCCGTCGAGATTGGAACGGGAAATCGTCACGGCCCCGGCCCTCACCCCCAACTCCCGCAACTGTTGCAGGGTCTGCCCGAGCAGGGGATAGAGGGGGGTTTTGATCTCCCCTTTATAAAGCGGGCGGAAATAGCTGAGGTCGATGTGCAGCACGACCGGCTCGGTGGGGGCTGTCAATGCCGTCAGCGGCACGATCCGTAGCGGCATTCCCTGCGCCGTGCCGCTTGCGCCCCCCGCTTCGAGTCGCAGCGCGGCAGCTTCCTCCTCGGTCAGCGCCCCGTACTCCCGCAACTGGGCGCGCAGGGTGTCGAGATTCATTTCCCCTTCCGCCGCCAGAGGCAACACCCAGATCAGACGACTGAAAAAATCGGCCCGCAAGGCGGCAGTCACGGTCATTTCCGGCAACAGCAGGGGATCGGGAACCCGTGCCGTCCCCCGTCGACGGAGTTCGTCCGGGCTCCCTTCCCGCGTCAGGCGCAGAATCTCAT of Desulfuromonas acetexigens contains these proteins:
- a CDS encoding tetratricopeptide repeat protein, with the protein product MRPLLLFLLLSLCACEPQRQESAAPDTNTAVVAEIPPRSFTALLKEPAEPRLVESPSETLALWRPMGDERPALLLLANDPLLRPLPPSLADEILRLTREGSPDELRRRGTARVPDPLLLPEMTVTAALRADFFSRLIWVLPLAAEGEMNLDTLRAQLREYGALTEEEAAALRLEAGGASGTAQGMPLRIVPLTALTAPTEPVVLHIDLSYFRPLYKGEIKTPLYPLLGQTLQQLRELGVRAGAVTISRSNLDGGLPLETRFIGGDLAELFRRPEQLDSPLPELWDQRSRSLYLANFFQKEWIRELLEEMRQKAPENASVAYAYYQILRQFREGSAALAELERAVALDPAYAREYLDLVPLALEKEQPEEALRMLDLAAKAFPDDPFIPLDRAGLLLQAGRGRESREILQRLQKLPWSPVYYSELPQRLQEMAETSERPNVPTQ